One part of the Haliotis asinina isolate JCU_RB_2024 chromosome 2, JCU_Hal_asi_v2, whole genome shotgun sequence genome encodes these proteins:
- the LOC137273820 gene encoding uncharacterized protein isoform X1 encodes MFDDDLDDDLDDDPCDLVPFIGRDEERETIKKMLGHSVRAVQLVGPPMVGKSCLAEKISRELQQEMAAKDRKLMCYHMSCMDVLTADDLLARLSAGLELPSTATSDSSLINSFKKIAKDDPKCSHFFVLLKCESFLRIGLHMQFLDLVKKLMETSKRAFTIITTQKTFNFPPARQVSINPLSSQETVTLVKRCAPDVDIEPYREAIEKHCMGLPPLAMDAAHQLVKAQGIPLSPYEFEELLSGANRSRRIHTSHDVLNSAALRQFQGLNDYLKQRIMDISIFKGSFRVDHILKLLGNNQAEAKAQLIEMRNSGVLELENGGQRMHLQTVISHYVRNIMGNHIKYSDTVRLQFVTLFLDVLKKADSELFVKPQQTVFGYLHDDWPNLRQVLEEAIHCTENTYPAFLQVAMSAENLLVKCFPGEAVKFYEAMMWSATRYGSTEECAMQKWLLGMAKTLSKGTDLVEAMGLFKEALPVLRRGNTPEALVSVMADMGLNYSRQGKNTKSRNFYLEALEESGRCHDGRKLTNRIINIRCYLAIPMIFLEHYDEAETLLKETLAETEKVAPCHPSIPVMINSLGLIYERAAGKDDDEALRYYTASLYERRKYADVAPGDLVVVLNNVAMQHSKRGNHDYALQLLSEARDIRMKLGRVNYHTALTCWNMGQVYARKCDIENALSEVRDALEIFKKCTKSHFVIVEVLFLAAHLAAALGWYADSEQYLRDAVDFEDKYREHLPNGSHTLMVLQHLLMIYLGWKRKSSPVLDRAVAEANRLAELSRETESRDKHVLYLRQTASLYRVRALLDQQTVSSEMLDDVLIEMSGFCFVCEDLNSRNMDMISVFRRMSIHVTGALASFDTLLRSEAMTTVVGLLKKASGRSESPPVSPTLPDPPSFSFDRLHRKESSIASPYYYEQGNHQPLKEDGHSSTDPKSYMQLAQPPTSATDICNAHRHQTPAETNPCCFTRPEKGSPCSTSHEFSIGQVPQDSLVGSVHERGDSCQDKSSGSLGVDITILNRDTCRDDSMERMNQASASKLEKIKEADDAFRGAIPKASDRCSFDPTLRYPPNFNFPTVDQQNSKDSTSASEMPPWTISQHNTVDETLKTIRPQSHFHDKYKQAITRLQNSVIAEKENVPREVTSMYRPHTMYRPGNVFNMGAGNLYSGTACNRVQKRTSSSPSSSSSGVCSRSASEHDERRHENTAHCTQPGCLCSLKHFK; translated from the exons ATGTTTGACGACGACTTAGACGACGACCTCGATGACGACCCCTGTGACCTTGTCCCCTTCATAGGACGAGACGAGGAAAGGGAAACAATCAAGAAGATGCTGGGCCATTCTGTAAGAGCTGTTCAACTAGTTGGACCACCCATGGTTGGCAAAAGCTGTTTGGCTGAAAAG ATCTCGCGCGAGCTCCAGCAAGAAATGGCGGCAAAAGACCGGAAACTGATGTGCTATCACATGTCTTGTATGGATGTGCTGACGGCTGATGATCTCTTAGCTCGGCTTAGTGCTGGATTAGAACTGCCATCAACTGCAACATCAGACTCATCGCTGATCAACAGCTTCAAAAAGATCGCGAAAGATGACCCAAAGTGTTCTCACTTCTTCGTGTTGCTGAAGTGTGAAAGCTTTCTCAGAATCGGACTTCACATGCAGTTTCTGGATCTTGTAAAGAAGCTTATGGAGACATCAAAACGCGCCTTCACCATCATAACAACTCAGAAGACTTTTAACTTCCCACCAGCAAGACAAGTCTCTATTAATCCCCTTTCATCCCAGGAGACTGTGACGTTGGTGAAACGCTGTGCTCCGGACGTTGACATTGAGCCGTACAGGGAAGCCATTGAGAAACACTGCAtggggttacctcccttggctatGGACGCTGCGCATCAGCTGGTCAAAGCACAGGGCATACCCCTCTCTCCTTATGAGTTTGAGGAGCTTCTCTCTGGGGCGAACAGGTCAAGGAGAATCCATACGTCACATGACGTTCTGAATTCCGCCGCTTTGCGTCAGTTCCAAGGTCTTAATGACTACCTGAAACAACGGATAATGGATATTTCCATTTTCAAAGGATCTTTCCGTGTGGACCATATTCTGAAACTCCTTGGTAACAACCAAGCAGAAGCGAAGGCCCAACTTATTGAGATGAGAAACTCAGGAGTGTTGGAACTGGAAAATGGGGGGCAGCGAATGCATCTTCAGACTGTTATCAGCCATTATGTTCGGAATATCATGGGAAACCACATTAAATACAGTGATACTGTTCGCCTACAGTTTGTGACGTTGTTTCTCGACGTCCTTAAGAAAGCAGACTCGGAGCTGTTCGTCAAGCCTCAACAGACAGTGTTTGGATACCTCCACGATGACTGGCCCAATCTCAGGCAGGTCCTGGAAGAAGCGATCCACTGCACAGAGAACACCTACCCTGCCtttctgcaa GTGGCCATGTCTGCTGAGAATCTGCTAGTTAAGTGTTTCCCAGGAGAGGCTGTCAAATTCTACGAGGCCATGATGTGGTCGGCCACCAGATACGGCAGCACAGAGGAATGCGCTATGCAAAAATGGCTGCTTGGCATGGCAAAAACTCTCAGCAAAG GAACAGACCTAGTCGAGGCGATGGGGTTATTCAAGGAGGCTCTTCCGGTCTTGCGCAGAGGAAACACACCTGAGGCGCTGGTGTCAGTCATGGCGGACATGGGCCTCAACTATAGTCGACAGGGCAAGAACACCAAGTCGAGAAA CTTCTACTTGGAGGCGCTGGAGGAATCTGGTCGGTGTCATGATGGAAGAAAGCTGACGAACAGAATCATCAACATCAGATGCTACCTGGCGATACCCATGATCTTCCTGG AGCACTATGACGAGGCCGAGACGCTGCTGAAGGAGACCCTGGCTGAGACGGAGAAGGTCGCCCCGTGCCACCCCTCCATCCCCGTGATGATCAACAGTCTCGGTCTTATCTACGAGAGAG CAGCTGGAAAAGACGACGACGAGGCGCTGAGATACTACACTGCTTCTCTCTATGAACGCCGGAAGTATGCTGACGTGGCTCCTGGCGACCTCGTTGTGGTGCTCAACAACGTTGCTATGCAGCACTCAAAACGAGGCAACCACG ACTATGCCTTGCAGCTGCTGTCGGAGGCGAGGGACATCCGCATGAAGTTGGGCAGGGTCAACTACCACACGGCCCTAACATGCTGGAATATGGGACAGGTGTATGCCAGAAA ATGTGACATCGAAAATGCTTTGAGCGAAGTACGAGACGCTCTGGAGATCTTCAAAAAGTGCACTAAATCCCACTTCGTCATTGTGGAGGTTCTATTTCTGGCCGCCCATCTGGCTGCGGCTCTTGGCTGGTACGCAGATTCGGAGCAGTACCTCCGGGATGCCGTTGATTTTGAGGACAAATATCGGGAACACCTTCCTAATGGGAGCCACACACTGATGGTGCTTCAACATCTTCTCATGATCTACCTGGGCTGGAAGAGGAAGAGCTCTCCAGTCTTGGACAGAGCTGTAGCTGAAGCCAACAGGCTGGCTGAGCTGAGCAGGGAAACAGAATCCAGGGACAAACACGTCCTCTACTTGCGCCAGACTGCTTCTCTTTACAGAGTCAGAGCATTACTCGATCAACAGACTGTCTCCAGTGAGATGTTGGACGATGTATTAATCGAGATGAGCGGATTTTGTTTCGTATGTGAAGATCTAAATTCAAGAAACATGGACATGATCAGTGTGTTCCGTAGAATGTCAATACATGTAACTGGGGCTTTAGCAAGTTTTGACACTTTATTGAGATCTGAGGCTATGACGACTGTTGTGGGCTTGCTTAAAAAAGCCTCAGGGAGATCTGAGAGTCCGCCAGTTTCTCCAACTCTACCCGACCCTCCTTCGTTTTCGTTTGATAGACTACACAGAAAAGAGAGCAGCATTGCCTCACCATACTATTACGAACAAGGAAACCATCAGCCGTTAAAGGAAGATGGCCACAGCTCTACAGATCCCAAGTCGTATATGCAACTAGCGCAACCCCCGACTTCAGCTACTGATATATGCAACGCTCACAGACACCAGACACCAGCTGAAACCAATCCTTGCTGTTTTACGAGACCAGAGAAGGGATCACCATGCTCCACCAGTCATGAGTTCTCTATTGGGCAGGTACCTCAAGACAGCTTGGTAGGATCTGTTCATGAACGAGGTGATTCCTGCCAAGATAAATCCTCGGGTTCGTTAGGTGTAGATATAACTATCCTAAACAGAGACACCTGCCGTGATGACAGCATGGAAAGAATGAACCAAGCGTCGGCAAGTAAACTTGAAAAAATCAAAGAAGCTGACGACGCTTTTCGAGGTGCAATACCAAAGGCCAGCGACCGGTGCTCATTCGATCCCACACTTAGATATCCCCCGAACTTCAACTTTCCAACTGTAGATCAGCAGAATTCAAAAGATTCCACCTCGGCCTCTGAGATGCCTCCATGGACAATCAGCCAACACAACACAGTCGACGAGACACTGAAGACGATTCGTCCGCAAAGCCATTTCCATGACAAATACAAACAGGCAATAACCCGCCTACAAAACTCCGTTATTGCAGAGAAGGAGAATGTCCCCCGAGAAGTTACATCAATGTACAGACCACATACAATGTACAGACCAGGCAACGTCTTCAACATGGGTGCAGGAAACTTGTACAGTGGGACTGCATGTAATAGGGTACAGAAACGTACATCGTCTTCCCCAAGCTCCAGCTCTTCGGGTGTTTGTAGCAGGAGTGCCTCAGAACATGACGAGAGAAGACACGAGAACACGGCCCATTGTACACAGCCGGGCTGTTTGTGTTCTCTAAAACACTTCAAGTAG
- the LOC137273820 gene encoding uncharacterized protein isoform X2, whose translation MFDDDLDDDLDDDPCDLVPFIGRDEERETIKKMLGHSVRAVQLVGPPMVGKSCLAEKISRELQQEMAAKDRKLMCYHMSCMDVLTADDLLARLSAGLELPSTATSDSSLINSFKKIAKDDPKCSHFFVLLKCESFLRIGLHMQFLDLVKKLMETSKRAFTIITTQKTFNFPPARQVSINPLSSQETVTLVKRCAPDVDIEPYREAIEKHCMGLPPLAMDAAHQLVKAQGIPLSPYEFEELLSGANRSRRIHTSHDVLNSAALRQFQGLNDYLKQRIMDISIFKGSFRVDHILKLLGNNQAEAKAQLIEMRNSGVLELENGGQRMHLQTVISHYVRNIMGNHIKYSDTVRLQFVTLFLDVLKKADSELFVKPQQTVFGYLHDDWPNLRQVLEEAIHCTENTYPAFLQVAMSAENLLVKCFPGEAVKFYEAMMWSATRYGSTEECAMQKWLLGMAKTLSKGTDLVEAMGLFKEALPVLRRGNTPEALVSVMADMGLNYSRQGKNTKSRNFYLEALEESGRCHDGRKLTNRIINIRCYLAIPMIFLEHYDEAETLLKETLAETEKVAPCHPSIPVMINSLGLIYERAGKDDDEALRYYTASLYERRKYADVAPGDLVVVLNNVAMQHSKRGNHDYALQLLSEARDIRMKLGRVNYHTALTCWNMGQVYARKCDIENALSEVRDALEIFKKCTKSHFVIVEVLFLAAHLAAALGWYADSEQYLRDAVDFEDKYREHLPNGSHTLMVLQHLLMIYLGWKRKSSPVLDRAVAEANRLAELSRETESRDKHVLYLRQTASLYRVRALLDQQTVSSEMLDDVLIEMSGFCFVCEDLNSRNMDMISVFRRMSIHVTGALASFDTLLRSEAMTTVVGLLKKASGRSESPPVSPTLPDPPSFSFDRLHRKESSIASPYYYEQGNHQPLKEDGHSSTDPKSYMQLAQPPTSATDICNAHRHQTPAETNPCCFTRPEKGSPCSTSHEFSIGQVPQDSLVGSVHERGDSCQDKSSGSLGVDITILNRDTCRDDSMERMNQASASKLEKIKEADDAFRGAIPKASDRCSFDPTLRYPPNFNFPTVDQQNSKDSTSASEMPPWTISQHNTVDETLKTIRPQSHFHDKYKQAITRLQNSVIAEKENVPREVTSMYRPHTMYRPGNVFNMGAGNLYSGTACNRVQKRTSSSPSSSSSGVCSRSASEHDERRHENTAHCTQPGCLCSLKHFK comes from the exons ATGTTTGACGACGACTTAGACGACGACCTCGATGACGACCCCTGTGACCTTGTCCCCTTCATAGGACGAGACGAGGAAAGGGAAACAATCAAGAAGATGCTGGGCCATTCTGTAAGAGCTGTTCAACTAGTTGGACCACCCATGGTTGGCAAAAGCTGTTTGGCTGAAAAG ATCTCGCGCGAGCTCCAGCAAGAAATGGCGGCAAAAGACCGGAAACTGATGTGCTATCACATGTCTTGTATGGATGTGCTGACGGCTGATGATCTCTTAGCTCGGCTTAGTGCTGGATTAGAACTGCCATCAACTGCAACATCAGACTCATCGCTGATCAACAGCTTCAAAAAGATCGCGAAAGATGACCCAAAGTGTTCTCACTTCTTCGTGTTGCTGAAGTGTGAAAGCTTTCTCAGAATCGGACTTCACATGCAGTTTCTGGATCTTGTAAAGAAGCTTATGGAGACATCAAAACGCGCCTTCACCATCATAACAACTCAGAAGACTTTTAACTTCCCACCAGCAAGACAAGTCTCTATTAATCCCCTTTCATCCCAGGAGACTGTGACGTTGGTGAAACGCTGTGCTCCGGACGTTGACATTGAGCCGTACAGGGAAGCCATTGAGAAACACTGCAtggggttacctcccttggctatGGACGCTGCGCATCAGCTGGTCAAAGCACAGGGCATACCCCTCTCTCCTTATGAGTTTGAGGAGCTTCTCTCTGGGGCGAACAGGTCAAGGAGAATCCATACGTCACATGACGTTCTGAATTCCGCCGCTTTGCGTCAGTTCCAAGGTCTTAATGACTACCTGAAACAACGGATAATGGATATTTCCATTTTCAAAGGATCTTTCCGTGTGGACCATATTCTGAAACTCCTTGGTAACAACCAAGCAGAAGCGAAGGCCCAACTTATTGAGATGAGAAACTCAGGAGTGTTGGAACTGGAAAATGGGGGGCAGCGAATGCATCTTCAGACTGTTATCAGCCATTATGTTCGGAATATCATGGGAAACCACATTAAATACAGTGATACTGTTCGCCTACAGTTTGTGACGTTGTTTCTCGACGTCCTTAAGAAAGCAGACTCGGAGCTGTTCGTCAAGCCTCAACAGACAGTGTTTGGATACCTCCACGATGACTGGCCCAATCTCAGGCAGGTCCTGGAAGAAGCGATCCACTGCACAGAGAACACCTACCCTGCCtttctgcaa GTGGCCATGTCTGCTGAGAATCTGCTAGTTAAGTGTTTCCCAGGAGAGGCTGTCAAATTCTACGAGGCCATGATGTGGTCGGCCACCAGATACGGCAGCACAGAGGAATGCGCTATGCAAAAATGGCTGCTTGGCATGGCAAAAACTCTCAGCAAAG GAACAGACCTAGTCGAGGCGATGGGGTTATTCAAGGAGGCTCTTCCGGTCTTGCGCAGAGGAAACACACCTGAGGCGCTGGTGTCAGTCATGGCGGACATGGGCCTCAACTATAGTCGACAGGGCAAGAACACCAAGTCGAGAAA CTTCTACTTGGAGGCGCTGGAGGAATCTGGTCGGTGTCATGATGGAAGAAAGCTGACGAACAGAATCATCAACATCAGATGCTACCTGGCGATACCCATGATCTTCCTGG AGCACTATGACGAGGCCGAGACGCTGCTGAAGGAGACCCTGGCTGAGACGGAGAAGGTCGCCCCGTGCCACCCCTCCATCCCCGTGATGATCAACAGTCTCGGTCTTATCTACGAGAGAG CTGGAAAAGACGACGACGAGGCGCTGAGATACTACACTGCTTCTCTCTATGAACGCCGGAAGTATGCTGACGTGGCTCCTGGCGACCTCGTTGTGGTGCTCAACAACGTTGCTATGCAGCACTCAAAACGAGGCAACCACG ACTATGCCTTGCAGCTGCTGTCGGAGGCGAGGGACATCCGCATGAAGTTGGGCAGGGTCAACTACCACACGGCCCTAACATGCTGGAATATGGGACAGGTGTATGCCAGAAA ATGTGACATCGAAAATGCTTTGAGCGAAGTACGAGACGCTCTGGAGATCTTCAAAAAGTGCACTAAATCCCACTTCGTCATTGTGGAGGTTCTATTTCTGGCCGCCCATCTGGCTGCGGCTCTTGGCTGGTACGCAGATTCGGAGCAGTACCTCCGGGATGCCGTTGATTTTGAGGACAAATATCGGGAACACCTTCCTAATGGGAGCCACACACTGATGGTGCTTCAACATCTTCTCATGATCTACCTGGGCTGGAAGAGGAAGAGCTCTCCAGTCTTGGACAGAGCTGTAGCTGAAGCCAACAGGCTGGCTGAGCTGAGCAGGGAAACAGAATCCAGGGACAAACACGTCCTCTACTTGCGCCAGACTGCTTCTCTTTACAGAGTCAGAGCATTACTCGATCAACAGACTGTCTCCAGTGAGATGTTGGACGATGTATTAATCGAGATGAGCGGATTTTGTTTCGTATGTGAAGATCTAAATTCAAGAAACATGGACATGATCAGTGTGTTCCGTAGAATGTCAATACATGTAACTGGGGCTTTAGCAAGTTTTGACACTTTATTGAGATCTGAGGCTATGACGACTGTTGTGGGCTTGCTTAAAAAAGCCTCAGGGAGATCTGAGAGTCCGCCAGTTTCTCCAACTCTACCCGACCCTCCTTCGTTTTCGTTTGATAGACTACACAGAAAAGAGAGCAGCATTGCCTCACCATACTATTACGAACAAGGAAACCATCAGCCGTTAAAGGAAGATGGCCACAGCTCTACAGATCCCAAGTCGTATATGCAACTAGCGCAACCCCCGACTTCAGCTACTGATATATGCAACGCTCACAGACACCAGACACCAGCTGAAACCAATCCTTGCTGTTTTACGAGACCAGAGAAGGGATCACCATGCTCCACCAGTCATGAGTTCTCTATTGGGCAGGTACCTCAAGACAGCTTGGTAGGATCTGTTCATGAACGAGGTGATTCCTGCCAAGATAAATCCTCGGGTTCGTTAGGTGTAGATATAACTATCCTAAACAGAGACACCTGCCGTGATGACAGCATGGAAAGAATGAACCAAGCGTCGGCAAGTAAACTTGAAAAAATCAAAGAAGCTGACGACGCTTTTCGAGGTGCAATACCAAAGGCCAGCGACCGGTGCTCATTCGATCCCACACTTAGATATCCCCCGAACTTCAACTTTCCAACTGTAGATCAGCAGAATTCAAAAGATTCCACCTCGGCCTCTGAGATGCCTCCATGGACAATCAGCCAACACAACACAGTCGACGAGACACTGAAGACGATTCGTCCGCAAAGCCATTTCCATGACAAATACAAACAGGCAATAACCCGCCTACAAAACTCCGTTATTGCAGAGAAGGAGAATGTCCCCCGAGAAGTTACATCAATGTACAGACCACATACAATGTACAGACCAGGCAACGTCTTCAACATGGGTGCAGGAAACTTGTACAGTGGGACTGCATGTAATAGGGTACAGAAACGTACATCGTCTTCCCCAAGCTCCAGCTCTTCGGGTGTTTGTAGCAGGAGTGCCTCAGAACATGACGAGAGAAGACACGAGAACACGGCCCATTGTACACAGCCGGGCTGTTTGTGTTCTCTAAAACACTTCAAGTAG